Part of the Ictalurus furcatus strain D&B chromosome 10, Billie_1.0, whole genome shotgun sequence genome, TTTACGTTGGCCGACGTTAGATGTGATTATAAATAGAGAACAAGCATGACGTGTTGTTTAATAAGTAAACAGttttaatcattggcaaattgctgtgatgcAAGAGCAATAAATCACTTCAGGACGTTCTGTTACAGGGAAATAACGACACAACCTCAgggataatgataatgatgatttattggtcacatatacagtagagaacaatgaaattcttttcttcgcataccccagcatgtcagggagttagggtcagagcgcagggtcagccatgatacggcgccccctggagcagagagggttaagggccttgctcaagagcccaacagtggcagcttggcagtgctggggcttgaacccctgaccttccaatcagtaacccagagccttaacctaAGCCTAACCTAACATGTCTTCGAGTGTTTTACTCCATATATAATCACCCACtactttgtgtatttttaatagGTTATGTTAAAGTTACTCTGTCGTACATATCTTATGATACAATCGTTATAACATGGAGTTTTCAATCATTTTCACATCTGCTGTACGTCATccaaattatatttttcagtGGTGGCTTTGCAGTTAAAGCTttgggtgactgatcagaaggtcgggggttcaagtcccagcgcttccaagctgccactgttgggcccttgagcaaggcccttaaccctctctgctccagggggcgctgtatcatggctgaccctgggctctgaccccaacttcctgacatgctgggttgtacgaagaaaagaatttcactgtgctgtaatgtatacgtgattaaaCAACGACTTTAAATGACTCTAAACGACGATTATCATTATGAAAAAGAAAGTCGAATCAATTCAGATCATGTTCCTAAACCCAGATCTTTATACAATGATTCATCCTGAAGCGTATGATTCAGTAATAACAAGGAATGAAATAATCGTAAAGGTGTATAAAGTTCGAGGAATATAAATCTGAACTCGCTGATCGAAGAGTTGAAGGAGTTCATCCCCCGACTGTTTTGTAATCCCAGATCCAGGGCAAGTTTGATTTCCAGGAGCTGAATAAAATGTGCTGGACGCTGTGCGTCCGTAAGAACATCAGCAACAACCGCATGCTCATCTCCGACGAAGATGCTTTCAAAGTCTGGTGTATTTTCAACTTCCTGTCTGAAGACCGATATCCGCTTGTGATCGTAATGGAAGAGGTGAGCGAACGGCAACATCGAATCTTTTACGATATCCACGCATTCGTTTGATCGGACTCTTGAGAGTCCTATTAAACCGTTGTTTTCGCATCACCCAAGATCGAGTATTTCCTGAGGAAGCTGTTGGATGCCGTGAGCGGGAACTGGAATGAGGGCAGGTTTGTGGACTATAAGGCCCAGCTGAGTTTGAAGCAGAATTGTCTGAATGTGTGGGAGCTGATTGAGCTGGTGGGTATGGGCTACTTCACCAAGGGCATGGACCGCCAGACCACGAGCCTGGGCATCACCGAGGTCTACCAGGAGCTCATTCTGGATATTCTCAAACAGGTgagaaatggtgtgtgtgtgtgaaacgtCTTGTCTATGGTTAGCCTATGCACCATATACACCATAACCATCCATATATACTCTTATACCATGGTGCTGTTGAATTATTCATTCGGACTGTTCAAAAGGTGTTCATTTTCGGGAAAACAGGTTTATCTTAATGTTAAATCCCTCGTTCTAATAATcgatcgtttctgtagtaacagctgaTGCACAGGGACATGTGCGGAGGATGCGCCATATAATCTAAACGTAATAATAAACGGActaaaaatgtgctgttatttaacaaaaacatgTCGAGGAAAATGTAGAATTGTTTTTATCGTTCAATTTATCATCTGTAAATTTATAGCTGTGAGATAAGTGAGAACATGAACATGCCTTGTGGACGTTCTACAACATTGCTGTGGAACGAATAAGGTGAATGAAACACTTTAGGACGTGCTGCTATAGTTAAATAATCAGCTCCAgggtgggaacagtaactctgcttcatcacaccaccctgtagTTCATTATTTTGATATAATAGCATGCCCGGCCTTTGGGTTCAGCAATATAAATAGAACCGCTAAAACATTTCGAAAAGCTCAAGGATACTCCTCCTCCTATGAGATTGAGGTCATGTGACCTGGACGAAATTTAGCTTCTTGTTTACCGTTACTGTCATAATCGGAATTACAAATCTTGCCTGTCATTGGAacgtctgtgcgtgtgtgtgtgtgtgagagagagagattatataaTATCTAGATGTgtgccgatagtttaaaaacgcctgatgatcagggccgattatatcctgtcaatcaaaagagggcgggaaaacacatagatttagtgctgtgtgtaaagatgatgtctcgtgtgtggaatgacaacaaagctgcagtttgtaatgtctgcactgctaaaattttacaccggaagtgagcagcagtgaagcgcgAGTTTTGGCGTTCGgaacagcaccacctagtggtcacGAGATGCGctcgctgaattaaagcgccagtacactgttgaaagatttaaatgaagacgagttgacaaaaaaagtatatattgcacagaaaaatatatttgtagagtagtatatttcatgtccagttaattttaatatataaaaagtgtatattatatatcaccagtttgatgtcagtgatgaagtagaaatgcttgtgtttgtggagagtgaacgtgagactaacaggagggtttttacaattcagtcaatgttaatacgaatgaataacattcaataagttaataatcttactttaatcttcagaattgagttcatgtgttcatgttcattagagtaatgtgtgttctgttgatgagaacagttactgtcaaacaacatgttgaaatggagagaataaagtttgtatttgcatttctttcagaattgtagaatttattattattcatttaaaagaaagaataaaaggcagaagtatcggtatcggccgatatcattctgaataattggttatctgtatcggctgagaaatttagtatcggtgcatctctaatatcaTTATGTCTCTCCATTCCTAAAGGGCTACATGACGAAAAAAGGCCACAAAAGGAAAAACTGGACAGAGCGCTGGTTCGAGCTGCGTCTCGATTCAATTTTGTACTACGTGAGCGAGGACTGCACTGAGAAGAAGGGCTCCATTTCACTGGACCGTCACTGCTGTGTAGAGGTGAGAGCTCAACCAGGCCTGCGTTTAAAATACGATGCTGACCAAGTGACACTTAAGCGTTTCCTCTTTTTTCAGTCTTTACAAgacaaagaaggaaagagaaaccTCTTCATCATCAAATGTCAAGACAAAAGCCTGGAGATCAGCGCCTCGGACAAAAAGAAACGGCAAGAGTGGATCCTGGGTATGGCAGCTTTATAGTGTTCCATGGGAAAGTACTTCAGTACTTCATACTTTGTCACATTTTTAATTCCATGAATAAACTTTCTGCTTCTTACATCATATTCCACAAATCGCAAAAGATAATGAACAggatattttctttcttttgtccaGCTACCAATTGAATTTTTCCATTTTGCTAGCTTTCTCCacagctacactatatggccaaaagtatgtggacacctgaccatcactcctacatgtggttcttcccctaactgttaccacaaagttggcagcacacaattgtatagaatgtcttttatatgctgtagcgttacaagttcccttcactggaactaagaggctgaaaccttttccagcatgtCGACACCCCTGTgccaaagcgagctccatgaggacatggtgtgttaaggttggactggaagaactggagtgtcctGCACTGAACCcggacctcaaccccactgaacacctttgaaatgaactggaactgcagcctcctcacccaacatcaacGCCTGGCCTCAagctcactaacgctcttgtggctgaacgaacacaaatccacacagccacgctccaaaatctagtggaaagtcttcccagaagagtggagcacattataacagcaaagagggaataaatctggaatgggacgttcaaaaagcacatatgggtgtgatagtcaggggtacacaaacttttggtcatatagtgtatgcacatacagtacatctgaTGGCATTACAGCATGTTAAGTAGGTGCAGGCTGACCATGAATTGCGAATTCCTTGTAAGGAATGGTTTGAATGCTAACCCCACCCCTGACCCTAACACCAACCCTAACCCAACCCCTGAGCCTAACACCAGCCCTAACCGCacccctgaccctaaccctagccaaacTTTAACCTAAACTTAGTAAATTTATATAGAAATTCTATTGTAAGAATTGTTGAGGATTTATGTGTGCGTACATGTcgaaaaagaaaacatcctAACTTTTAAATACTTGAGTACAGTTAAGCTTGGACTTCACGCTCTACTTCTGCTTAATACCTCAGACTTTCATTTAAGTAtgatttttcttgattttgtttttcctcgCTCCTGATCTCAGACACGTtttgacaagtgtgtgtgtgtgtgcgccagcCATCCAGGACTGCATTAACCGGCTGAGGCAGGGTCTGTCTGCACCCCACCGTGAGGCTCGACAGCGGCGACGGGAACTGCGCAGCCGCCTGCAGGCAGAACAAGCGCTGATGGAGGAACAGATGAAGGAGCTGCAGCTGGCCAACgagaagaaacagagagagctgGAAGCCATGAGAAGGGTACTGCAGTCCATTCATAACATCAATCACAATCCATCTCCCTACAACCCTCTAAAAATATCACTTTCCCTTAACGTATATATTCTAAAATATAAGCACACGGCGGCCCAAATCACTCCTAAACATCGACAGTAACGTATCGGAAAACAAATTCTAACTAAACATCATTTTCTTGTCCTGGTCGTTTTTGTTGGTGCTtacttttaaacacatttttctaGAACCATAGTTTGCAGAAATTATGACCACAGTTGTCTACAAAAtgcaaaacactgacactgcatACGCCTATTCTTTGAATTTAAACACATCTATTTACCGTATGAACTCTCGCAAGCCGTCATGGGTCCCGACTTGCCTGCTAGTGTGAACCGAAAGGCTACAAGATGTTTACGTTGCTTGCAGTTTATCCTTTGTGGGTTTGTGACGCGACTGCGAATGGTGTTGTACGGGAAAATGGCCTGTTTGGCTTTTTCCACTTCTCATATAAGATTGTAAAAGACAAAACAActgttctggtttttttttaaataattcttcctctctttctttgccATGTCCATTGGTGTCTGACTCAGTCGCAGTACAAACGAGCACGCTTTTTGTGTCATCCAACCAACTTCTCCATCCTTATCTACtttatctatatttatttagtgtttttggTCGATCCGTCCTTCACACTGACGTTATCGATTATTTGACTCACTCAGTCTGACTTCGGTTAACAGAATCTCTAACAGCCTTTCATTAGCATAAGTTCCAGCGTTATAtgtgtaaatctgctttgtgtcGCTTCAGTTATCGCTCAGTGACTGAGATCGTGCTGCTGCTGTAACACCCAGTTTCACCTTAAATCGGCGAAGGCTACAGCAAAATAAACgtggtgataaaaaaaaaaaaaatttaaaaataaaaaaaatcgagCCACATATGCAAAGTGTGGACACAGATGTGAGCAGCGAACTCGTAAGAGAAGCTGTTTCTGTAAACACTCAAGTTCCTGTTTTTAGTCACCTCATCTGTTAAACCCGTCACTTCACTTTCAGACCTGTCTGTCCTCCATTACAGCTCGAAAATCAAGTTCCTCTTTTTTCTGTTGGTGCGTGCTGACGGCAGATACGCTTTTCAGCTTGTAACGCTATCCTGCATAGTTCTGAAGATCAGCTCTCATGTTGAACTACCACACggattatcattaataataattctcatTATTAAGCAACAGGACAGGGGGAACTGGGGGCTACAGGGGCGGCAGATATTACGGATATGATCTAAAAGATGTACAAAGGATATGAAAAAAATTTCGTCGGTTATAAAGGAAATTGCTGGATAtgcatacagtgctgtggaaaaagttctatttaagtgttgatttgattgaacagggtttgcagcaatcaggcctggttgtgtctagttcagctgaaccccataatgaatgcagtttcatagatttggggaattagtaactgcgggggggggcaaatacattttcacaaaggtCCAGTCGGTATCGGATatcttttttgcttcagtaaataacataatttaaaaatgtatgcaaaaatacttctgtattttgtgtttactcaggttgcctttgttttatcttcgattttgttttaatttctgaaacagttaagtaagagatgtacacaaaaacagaagaaatcaaagaagggcaaatactttttcacagcactgtataaataatatttatattatgtaaaagAAAAGGATGCACATCTTTCAACTGAAACTTATAAAATGCATTGTTGTTTCTGGTGATGATGGTCATGTGATCTGTGAAACCTACCACGATGAATTGTGGTTGAACTGGTAAATTCTTGAAtctggttggtcagaaggtgttgattcattttctacaaccgcagctctgacagttatgcagctgcaaatcacaggtttattcattattaatgcgcttgttctaatacgttacggtttctatagtaacagctcatttgcaGGGCGCTCTacgtaaacggataaaaaaaaaaaaaaaacgtgttgattagttaataaagaaaaacatgattGTTGATTATGgagaggttttctgtaaggagtctccagtgtcagcgctttgtaacagtcaaagctATAACATATATAAAGAGGCAAAGCTATAACATCTTCATTACAGAGCagtttactttgtttttgttttgttttgttttgttaacgcgacaattttttttttttttttttttgtcgtattaacttctagagagagaaaaaaagagagactggtgagggaactagggattatttatagctgctataaactAATAACAGGAATGAACGTGTTTTGCtgacattccaaaacattgaaAGTAActacaaatgattaaaaaagagatttaaattgtcatactttttaatcattggcaaattggtgtggtataaaatgtgGAATAAAGCACTTGTGCAATTAGAGGAAAGCCACTGGTGTTGAAACTGTATCTCCGCCCCACCCcatgtttgattattttcctataccatGAGGCATTTGCATTTTCTTCCTGATGTACTTAACAAAAATCGATATTTTTCTACACGGAAGACTGAATGTGTCCGTTTGTCCGTCAGAATCTGGACGAGGCGGCGGCGAGGGCTGTGATGGAGGAGCAGAGAAGAATTCGAACTCAAACAGAGCTACAGAACCACTACAGAAGTGacctggagaaagaaaaaatggtaACCATGCCCCTGTAACACTTAAATACTCGCACGCATACACAATCATCCACCTGCTTTAAATCTGTTCGAAAGAATGTAACAATCTTGGATCTCATTTGGACCTGCGAGAGTTCTGAgtctcagctgtgtgtgtgtgtgtgtgtgtgtgtgtgtgtgtgtgttaggtgcgGCAGCAGATGGAGGAGCAGGTGGATCAGATGTCGGGCGAGCTCAGGTTGTACCTGCAGCGTGTCCGGGAGCTGGAGGACATGTACCATCGCCTGGAGGAGGCGCTAGAGGACGAGAGACAGACGAGACAGGACGAGGAGAATCTGCGCAAACTGCAGGCCAGGTactatacataaacacacactttatctATATGATATGGATGCAACTTTAAGTCTGTAAACATTGTGTACTGCATGTGTGGTACGTGTGTGTCAGGCTCCTGGATGAAGAGGTGAGGAAGCGCACCGAGCTGGAGCAGATTCACCTGCAGCAGCAGCGAGCCATCAGTCAGACGCAGCAGGAGAAAGAGCAGCTGGAGCAGCAGAGGTTGGAGCAGGACCGCGCCCTGCAGATGGCAATGCATCAGCTGGACAGTCTGGAAAAGCAGAGACAGGGGGCGCTAGAGGAATACGAGGCCAgttaactcacacacacacacacacacacacacacacacacactatgttcACACCTAGTTGTTTTACGTGTCCTGAGTATCAGGATTATATGCAAATAGACATTATTCACTTCAGTATTCATCTTCAGAACATGTTTGACATCTTAAACATCTTATGCATTACAACACACGAGGTCCATGACTATCCGTGTGGGTTCCTCCCAAAATCCCCCTAGTAGAGACTGAGTATGTGCCTGCATtagaaattattattgttattattattattattgctgccaatagttacagttttattttacttcctttagtcagtccctccaggatttagcgattttgtaCTCGCGGGaacgaacgcaaaatcaagcaaactccgcaacatgtggaggagcttgcgatttttcaaaattactgcagattcgTGGCCGATgccgcgtcatgtgacgtcatcacaacgcgcattcttCTAAAGCTCTtctcgattcacgtgcatcgaacacgaGCACAGCTTAAAGGTCTCATTgagatttcgccaattcaagtagtttttcacaAAAACACGAAAACTCCACtccaacaatcacaaaaaaactctttgAAATCCTGTACTATTTAtcgatatatttatttaatatcgtCTATTTAATGGAGTTGTTGAGTCTCACGATCTCACaggactgtgtttttttttttgttctctgtcGCCATCTTGTGGTTAAATGCTTATTCATTTGCAACTGACATTTGAAGTAGCGTCCCTAGACCTCTACTAAGCATATAACTTAaaggataatgagtctttattgatcacatatacatatgtaaaatgaaattcttttcttcgcataccccagcataaAAAGATAGATTTAATTACGACTCACAATATTGCCATGAAAGGCAGCTCGTTAGTTCTGTATAACAACTGTATAGCCCCGCCCCCCCATTTTCCTTAAAAGGGAAAAAgtttccagagacttgtagactTGATGCCAAGGGGCACTGAAGCCGGGTGGCTTGCACTGGtccaacacattttatttagggttttcctttcatttgttatCTGTCTGTACACGTCGTAAAACGTGTCGCGAACATGATACGTGATCGATTAAATATAATCACAGGCTGTGAAAAGGAAACTGGAGCAGGCGGCCAACAAGACGAAGAGCTGGAAGGATAAAGTGGCGCAGCATGAAGGGCTAATTCGACTCATCCAGCCAGGTAAGAGTGTCGGCGACCTGGCGTCAGACTCTATAGAGCTTAAACTAAATCAGCACTCTAAAAATTCAGATTCCTCTGCACTTTACTTCTATTCCACTATCTGGTTAGATACCAAACCGGATTTCTTTATACTAGTTAGTACTATGCGACTTACTAGTACTATTTGCAATTACAATAGGTTTTATCAAACGTTTTGattaaattaaacaatttgAACGTCCGCAGAGTAATCCGATTTCCCATGTTTCAGGCAGCAAAAGTCCTCAGAAAATGACCAACTGGGGTCCGGCGGCGTTCACAGACAAAGAGCTGGAATTGAGAGAGAAGATTTGGCAAGGGAACAAGAACAAACCAGACAGTGCCCTATAATCTGTTAAAAATGGTTGCCTATTTGGATGCAAACGTATATATTTCTTGATCCTGCTTTATGAATTACTTGGAtagttgttattttttaatttctaatAGTCCATTGAATccgatgaatgaatgaacgattAATCCAGTTATCTCTGAATGTATAAACATAATGAGCTTACAGCTTTCAACTGAAGTGTAATCATATCAATcacacaaagaaataaaacttaCGGTGGGTTTgtgtcataattttttttaaatctcagttTCTTTAAATCTcacattaaattgtttttttttttaaataatcgaAATATTTTCCATATTCAGGTAATAAcagatgtttaaatatattgtcACATGGAAAATCCAGACattgtaacatgttactgtgaGGAACAACAGCTCACGTGTGCAACTGGGCAGTTTTGTCCACTAGATGTCACTCTTGTACTAAAAAATCGTCCAGGATCTTTCTGGATCGTTCTCTAAACATCTCTGACACTGTGCATGATAAGATATATGATGATAATATACAGATGGACTGTATCGGGCTCTTTGATGCTGCAAGCTGTCACTGTTCAAATGATTGCAATGATGTTCTCACACTGATAAAAGCTCCATGATGAAGGGTTCTCTCTTGTGTGTGTCATGTGACCTCTCTCAGGgcttataataaacaaacacataagaATGATGTCTGATTCGATTCACTCGTTCTTCTGAGTACTGCTCTTTTGCTTGCGTCGCAGATTTCCGGAACTCTCACAGCACTTCTCATGAAGTTCTCACAATAAAAtgattctaaaaaataaaataccctCAACATAGTTTAAGTGCAGTTGTGTGTTTACAAAATTTCATTTGAACAGTGCACTGTAGTAGTGTTCATTACTTGAAAAGTTCAATTTAAGGAAGTACAACCTgtgaaccagcaacagggtcatggacgAACAAGGCTTGTTGATCAGTGTACCATGCTGATGCCTGTCCACCTCCAAAAGCTCCTACACCGTACACGTGAGCGTCAGaattggaccatggagcagtggaagaaggtgggctggtctgatgaatcacgttttcttttacatcatgtggacagctgggtgcgtgtgtgcgccgcttacctggggaagagatggcaccaggatgcactatgggaagaatgcaagctggtggaggaagtgtgatgctctgcgtaatgttctgctgggaaaccttgggtcctggcattcatgtggatgttactttgacacgtaccacctacctaaacactgttgcagaccaagtacacaccttcatggcaacggtattccctaatgtcagtggcctctttctgcaacactgcaaaaattgttcaggaatgctttgaggaacataaagagttcaaggtgttgacttggcttccaaattccccagatctcaatccgatcgaaattctgtggaatgtgctggacaaacaagccATACGATTAACGCTATAATTTCACTTCGCACTGACCACCAACTCGACTCGCGTTGGTTCCGCCATATTGAGAAATACGTTAGAACTCAGAGCCATTACAACACCTTATTTCCATAGTAATGAATATAATCAAAGTAATGACAAGACTTAATCGTTCATGTGAAATCATCTCGTAACACACGACTGAGTCTATGgtttagaccaggggtgtccaatcttatccgtaaagagccggtgtgggtgcaggttttcattccaaccaagtagAAGCCATACCTGAGTCTATCGAAAGCCAaattcaactgattaaacaggtggaatcaggtgtacctcctgcttggttggaatgaaaacctgcacccacacaccggccctttccggagaAGATTAGACACCCCTGGTTTAAACCGACCAGCTACTGGCTGTCCAAACACTGGCCAAACTCGTAGACCATCTTTTCCAGCTGGTGAGTGCTGGCAGAAAGgaaacattttctgaaatacCACTACAAACGTACATATCATagacaaattattttaaaggaagtattaacataaaagcaatgaattattattattattattattattttttaaatgtttgatcaATTTAGTCAAGTAATAATGAAGCTGGAAAATAACTTACCAGTTggcaaagatggtctaccagtttgaccagctcAGCATGTGTTTTGACAGCTGGTAGCCGGTCAGGCTAAACTGAATCTTTCAccagagctgttttttttttttttttaatgaaactgaTTTACATGAATTAGGAAAGTAACCCTCCATTATATCCAATCTAAGGAAAACACTGAGTACATCCCAGCATGCACGAGC contains:
- the swap70a gene encoding switch-associated protein 70, whose protein sequence is MVHRDEILKPIWHAFGALDVDRKGKVSKSQLKVLSHNLYTVLQIPHQNCELEEHFKDDDEGPVSTQGYMPYLNTFILDRIQGKFDFQELNKMCWTLCVRKNISNNRMLISDEDAFKVWCIFNFLSEDRYPLVIVMEEIEYFLRKLLDAVSGNWNEGRFVDYKAQLSLKQNCLNVWELIELVGMGYFTKGMDRQTTSLGITEVYQELILDILKQGYMTKKGHKRKNWTERWFELRLDSILYYVSEDCTEKKGSISLDRHCCVESLQDKEGKRNLFIIKCQDKSLEISASDKKKRQEWILAIQDCINRLRQGLSAPHREARQRRRELRSRLQAEQALMEEQMKELQLANEKKQRELEAMRRNLDEAAARAVMEEQRRIRTQTELQNHYRSDLEKEKMVRQQMEEQVDQMSGELRLYLQRVRELEDMYHRLEEALEDERQTRQDEENLRKLQARLLDEEVRKRTELEQIHLQQQRAISQTQQEKEQLEQQRLEQDRALQMAMHQLDSLEKQRQGALEEYEAVKRKLEQAANKTKSWKDKVAQHEGLIRLIQPGSKSPQKMTNWGPAAFTDKELELREKIWQGNKNKPDSAL